One part of the Hydrogenobacter sp. T-2 genome encodes these proteins:
- the rpoC gene encoding DNA-directed RNA polymerase subunit beta', with protein sequence MRKGLLPFERIKLMLASPEEIKNWSYGEVKKPETINYRTHKPEKDGLFCAKIFGPIKDYECLCGKYRGKRFEGTICDRCGVEVTRSYVRRKRFGHIELAAPVAHIWFLKSTPSKIATLLSLSVRDVERVIYFESYLVIEYPMNEEEEKSFAQQEDTLPLKDDMGNTRFVKLHVVDEDTYNAEFATSLEHKYEGGMGAEIIKKVLSSLDLETYAKKLREEIRPYSLGYEDLSEELYNKYRKLYERMVRVLAEDFRLYGIDIKVPEGATLEQVLHGIICGELYLNTDTGELSEESLESFMTGKEVIQSYYERARQKKKDLPVFEKIKGDIRNAVLKEVSESKVKKVLRVLKLVEDFIKSGNKPEWMILEVLPVLPPELRPLVALDGGRFATSDLNDLYRRIINRNNRLKRLIELDAPEIIIRNEKRMLQEVVSALIDNGKRGRVVTQNGRALKSLSDYLRGKQGRFRQNLLGKRVDYSGRSVIVVGPELKMHQCGLPRIMALELFKPFVYRRLEEKGYATSIKNAKKLVEQKTPEVWECLEEVVKQHPVLLNRAPTLHRMSIQAFEPVLVDGKAIQLHPLVCPPFNADFDGDQMAVHVPLGITAQLEAYILMLSTQNILSPAHGKPITMPSQDMILGVYYMTQEVSGVKGEGKLFFSKEDILLALENKRVDMHARIKFRLEDGKLIETTPGRVLFNSILPEGHPFVNEPLDKKKVSKLIANIYNKYGMERTAKFLDELKELGFNIATRAAVSIGIEDLQIPKVKKEVLAKAFEQTDEIAELHRRGIITAKERYNRIIDLWSEITDKVSKAMFEEIEKSTRKEGEKVYTGIFNPIYMMANSGARGNRDQIRQLAAMRGLMAKHTGEFIETPIVSNFREGLSVLEYFISTYGARKGLADTALKTAFAGYLTRRLVDVAQDITIVERDCGTHRGIVMEAIVEGGEEKVSLKDRIIGRTLAEDVADPYTGEVIAKRNQIVDEELADKIVHAGIERVMVRSPLTCESQHGICAMCYGWDLSQRKLVDVGEAVGIIAAQSIGEPGTQLTMRTFHIGGAAVAERVKGELFNEKQGTVKYYNIKLITNREGRKINISKDGAIGILDAEGRMVERHAVPYGASILVEEGKEVSENNLLAEWDPFNTFIIAEEAGSVEFKDIALDITVKEERDPLTGKTSTIVSFTRPKDAMLHTPKIVVHTEDGREVSYDLPVNSILNVPAERVSFEWMVCPTCSESEGTEIQHKYYVVKEYIVQPGDVLARIPKEMAKVRDIVGGLPRVEELFEARRPKNPAILTEIDGIVRIFEDADEVIVFNPRTGETRKYDIKKDEYILVSHGQFVQKGAEITDRVKAEVEGQVRIKGRGYRVVVYNKETGLQKEYFVPKGKHLLVKNGDMVNAGDPLTDGTPVPEEILKIKGVEELQKFLLKEVQMVYRLQGVDINDKHFEIMIRQMLRRRRIVDPGDSRFLVNEEVELEELQQEVERIKAEGGKIPKAEPILVGISKAALTSRSWISSASFQETTKVLTDASCEGKVDDLRGIKENVIIGNLIPAGTGLWEYAEVEVIEEEKAKVLKDVL encoded by the coding sequence ATGAGAAAAGGTCTTTTACCCTTTGAAAGAATAAAGCTCATGCTTGCCTCTCCAGAGGAGATAAAAAACTGGAGTTATGGGGAGGTAAAAAAACCAGAAACCATAAACTACAGAACCCACAAACCTGAAAAGGATGGTCTTTTCTGTGCTAAGATCTTCGGTCCCATAAAGGATTACGAATGTCTTTGTGGAAAATACAGAGGCAAGCGTTTTGAGGGGACCATATGTGACAGGTGTGGTGTGGAAGTTACAAGGTCTTATGTAAGACGCAAAAGGTTTGGACATATAGAGCTCGCAGCTCCTGTAGCCCATATTTGGTTTCTTAAAAGTACGCCCTCAAAGATAGCCACGCTTTTGAGTCTTTCTGTTAGAGATGTGGAAAGAGTCATATACTTTGAGTCCTATTTGGTTATAGAGTATCCCATGAACGAGGAGGAAGAAAAATCCTTTGCTCAGCAAGAAGACACCCTCCCCCTCAAAGACGATATGGGTAATACGAGGTTTGTAAAGCTACACGTGGTGGACGAGGATACCTACAACGCAGAGTTTGCAACCAGCTTGGAGCATAAGTATGAAGGGGGTATGGGTGCGGAGATAATAAAGAAAGTGCTTTCCTCTCTTGACCTTGAAACCTACGCCAAGAAGCTCAGAGAAGAGATAAGACCTTATAGCTTGGGTTATGAGGACCTTTCCGAGGAGCTATACAACAAATACAGAAAGCTCTATGAGCGTATGGTTAGAGTTCTTGCGGAAGATTTTAGGCTATACGGTATTGACATAAAAGTCCCAGAGGGTGCAACCCTTGAGCAGGTGCTACACGGAATTATATGTGGCGAGCTTTATCTCAATACAGACACAGGAGAGCTTTCAGAGGAATCCCTTGAGAGCTTTATGACAGGAAAGGAAGTCATCCAATCTTATTATGAAAGGGCTCGCCAGAAAAAGAAAGACCTACCAGTTTTTGAGAAGATAAAGGGTGATATACGCAATGCGGTTCTTAAAGAGGTTTCAGAATCAAAGGTCAAAAAGGTGCTAAGAGTCCTAAAGCTTGTGGAAGACTTCATAAAGAGCGGAAACAAACCCGAATGGATGATATTGGAGGTTCTTCCTGTTCTTCCACCAGAGCTAAGGCCCCTTGTTGCCCTTGATGGTGGAAGATTTGCAACCTCAGACCTCAATGACCTCTATAGAAGGATAATAAACCGTAACAACAGGCTAAAAAGACTTATAGAGTTAGATGCACCGGAGATAATCATAAGAAACGAGAAGAGGATGCTCCAAGAGGTGGTCTCTGCCCTTATTGACAATGGAAAACGCGGAAGGGTGGTGACCCAAAACGGAAGAGCCCTCAAGTCTCTCTCAGACTACCTTAGGGGTAAACAGGGACGCTTTAGGCAAAACTTACTTGGTAAAAGGGTGGACTATTCGGGTCGTAGCGTTATAGTGGTAGGTCCTGAACTTAAGATGCACCAATGTGGTCTTCCAAGGATTATGGCTCTTGAGCTCTTTAAGCCCTTTGTTTATAGAAGGCTTGAAGAGAAAGGCTATGCTACTTCCATAAAGAACGCTAAAAAGCTTGTAGAGCAGAAAACTCCAGAAGTGTGGGAGTGCCTCGAGGAAGTAGTAAAACAGCATCCTGTGCTTCTTAACCGCGCACCAACACTGCACAGGATGTCTATTCAGGCTTTTGAGCCAGTGCTTGTGGATGGCAAAGCCATACAGCTACATCCTCTTGTTTGTCCACCCTTTAACGCGGACTTTGACGGAGACCAGATGGCAGTGCACGTGCCCCTTGGCATAACCGCACAGCTTGAGGCTTACATACTCATGCTCTCTACCCAAAATATCCTCTCACCAGCACACGGTAAGCCTATTACCATGCCTTCTCAGGATATGATATTAGGCGTTTACTACATGACCCAAGAAGTCTCCGGTGTAAAGGGTGAGGGCAAGCTCTTTTTCAGCAAGGAAGATATCCTTCTTGCTCTTGAGAATAAAAGGGTTGATATGCATGCACGAATAAAATTCAGGCTTGAAGATGGAAAACTTATAGAAACAACCCCTGGTAGAGTCCTCTTTAACAGCATACTGCCAGAGGGTCATCCCTTTGTAAATGAACCCTTAGACAAGAAAAAGGTCTCCAAGTTAATAGCTAACATCTACAACAAATATGGAATGGAAAGAACTGCAAAATTTCTTGATGAGCTCAAAGAGCTGGGATTTAACATAGCCACAAGGGCTGCGGTATCTATAGGCATAGAGGATTTGCAGATTCCAAAGGTAAAGAAAGAAGTTCTTGCAAAGGCTTTTGAACAAACTGACGAGATAGCGGAATTACACAGAAGGGGTATAATAACCGCAAAGGAGCGTTATAACAGGATAATTGACCTTTGGTCTGAGATAACGGACAAGGTCTCAAAGGCTATGTTTGAGGAGATAGAAAAGAGCACGAGAAAGGAGGGAGAAAAGGTCTACACGGGCATTTTCAACCCCATATACATGATGGCAAACTCTGGAGCCCGTGGAAACAGAGACCAGATAAGACAGCTCGCTGCTATGAGAGGTCTTATGGCAAAGCATACGGGAGAGTTCATAGAAACGCCTATTGTGTCCAATTTCAGAGAAGGTCTTTCTGTGCTTGAGTATTTCATTTCCACCTATGGTGCAAGAAAAGGTCTTGCGGATACCGCCCTAAAGACCGCCTTTGCAGGATACCTCACCAGAAGGCTTGTGGATGTGGCACAGGATATAACCATAGTGGAAAGGGACTGTGGAACCCACAGAGGCATTGTCATGGAAGCTATAGTAGAGGGTGGTGAAGAAAAGGTCTCTCTCAAGGACAGGATAATAGGAAGAACCCTTGCAGAGGATGTAGCAGACCCATACACGGGAGAAGTTATTGCCAAGAGAAATCAGATAGTGGATGAGGAACTTGCAGACAAGATAGTGCATGCGGGTATAGAAAGGGTAATGGTTAGGTCTCCTCTTACCTGCGAATCTCAGCATGGTATATGTGCCATGTGCTATGGATGGGACCTTTCTCAGAGGAAGTTGGTGGACGTAGGAGAGGCTGTGGGAATAATTGCAGCACAGTCTATAGGAGAGCCAGGAACCCAGCTCACCATGAGAACCTTCCACATAGGCGGTGCTGCGGTGGCGGAGAGGGTAAAGGGTGAGCTCTTTAATGAAAAGCAGGGAACTGTCAAATACTACAACATAAAACTTATCACCAACAGGGAAGGCAGAAAGATAAACATCTCCAAGGACGGAGCTATTGGAATACTTGACGCAGAGGGTAGGATGGTGGAGCGTCATGCGGTGCCTTATGGGGCGAGCATACTCGTGGAGGAAGGAAAAGAGGTTTCAGAGAATAACCTTCTGGCGGAGTGGGATCCTTTCAACACCTTCATCATAGCGGAGGAAGCAGGAAGTGTTGAGTTCAAGGACATAGCCCTTGACATAACGGTAAAAGAAGAGAGAGACCCACTTACTGGCAAGACCTCCACCATTGTCTCCTTTACAAGACCCAAAGACGCTATGCTTCACACTCCAAAAATAGTAGTTCATACAGAGGATGGAAGAGAGGTCTCCTATGACCTTCCTGTAAACTCCATACTAAACGTGCCAGCGGAGAGGGTGAGCTTTGAGTGGATGGTGTGTCCTACCTGCAGCGAGTCCGAAGGCACGGAAATACAGCATAAGTATTATGTGGTTAAAGAATACATAGTTCAGCCCGGAGATGTGCTCGCACGCATTCCAAAGGAAATGGCAAAGGTCCGTGATATCGTAGGAGGTCTTCCAAGGGTTGAAGAACTATTTGAGGCAAGAAGACCCAAAAACCCAGCAATACTTACAGAGATTGATGGTATTGTAAGGATATTTGAGGATGCGGACGAGGTGATAGTCTTTAACCCAAGGACTGGAGAAACCAGAAAGTATGATATAAAGAAAGACGAATACATCCTTGTGAGCCACGGACAGTTCGTGCAGAAGGGAGCTGAGATAACAGACCGCGTAAAGGCGGAAGTAGAAGGGCAAGTTAGGATAAAGGGAAGAGGCTACAGGGTTGTGGTATACAATAAAGAGACAGGTCTGCAAAAGGAATACTTTGTGCCTAAGGGCAAACACCTACTTGTAAAGAACGGTGATATGGTAAACGCAGGAGACCCTCTCACTGACGGCACACCCGTGCCAGAAGAGATACTCAAAATAAAGGGCGTGGAAGAGCTTCAAAAGTTCCTGCTTAAAGAGGTTCAAATGGTCTATAGATTGCAAGGCGTGGATATAAACGACAAGCACTTTGAGATAATGATCCGTCAGATGCTTAGGCGCAGACGCATAGTAGACCCAGGAGACAGCAGGTTCTTAGTAAACGAAGAGGTAGAATTAGAAGAGCTACAGCAAGAAGTGGAAAGGATAAAAGCAGAAGGTGGCAAAATACCAAAGGCAGAGCCTATACTTGTAGGCATATCAAAGGCTGCACTAACTTCAAGAAGCTGGATATCCTCTGCCTCCTTCCAGGAGACCACAAAGGTGCTAACCGACGCATCCTGCGAAGGTAAGGTGGATGACCTCAGAGGTATAAAGGAAAATGTGATAATAGGTAATCTCATACCTGCAGGAACTGGTTTGTGGGAGTATGCGGAGGTAGAGGTGATTGAAGAAGAGAAGGCAAAAGTTCTCAAAGATGTGTTATAA
- the rpsL gene encoding 30S ribosomal protein S12, with the protein MPTINQLVKQGRETRKKKSKAPALQGNPQKRGVCVRVYTVTPKKPNSALRKVTRVRLSNGIEVTAYIPGEGHNLQEHSLVLVRGGRVKDLPGVRYKVVRGALDTAGVANRRQSRSKYGAKRPKPGQQAQAKGGKK; encoded by the coding sequence ATGCCTACCATAAACCAGCTTGTAAAACAAGGTAGGGAAACAAGGAAGAAAAAGAGCAAAGCACCTGCACTGCAGGGCAATCCTCAAAAAAGAGGAGTCTGCGTGAGGGTCTACACGGTTACACCCAAAAAACCCAACTCCGCCCTGAGGAAGGTTACAAGGGTAAGATTATCAAACGGTATTGAAGTGACCGCATATATACCCGGCGAGGGGCACAACCTCCAAGAGCACTCTTTGGTTTTGGTAAGGGGTGGAAGGGTAAAGGACCTTCCGGGTGTTCGTTATAAGGTGGTGAGAGGTGCCCTTGATACCGCAGGCGTTGCCAACAGAAGACAATCCAGGTCTAAATACGGAGCTAAGAGACCAAAGCCTGGTCAACAAGCACAGGCAAAGGGAGGTAAGAAGTAA
- the rpsG gene encoding 30S ribosomal protein S7: MPRKGPVPAREISPDPKYGDVIVHKLINKVMESGKKSVAEWIVYTALESAAKEVNMQPVELLHKVVEKLKPEFEVRPRRVGGATYQVPVEVPPRRQISLALKWLVQSARERSKHRGSYTMVERLKAELLDALNEKGGAIKKKEDTHKMAEANKVFAHFRW, from the coding sequence ATGCCAAGAAAGGGTCCAGTTCCTGCAAGAGAAATCTCTCCAGACCCAAAGTATGGGGATGTGATAGTCCACAAGCTCATCAACAAGGTAATGGAAAGTGGTAAGAAGTCCGTGGCAGAGTGGATAGTTTACACTGCCCTTGAATCCGCCGCAAAAGAGGTAAATATGCAACCTGTGGAGCTACTTCACAAGGTGGTGGAAAAGCTAAAGCCTGAGTTTGAAGTGCGTCCAAGAAGGGTGGGTGGTGCCACCTATCAAGTCCCCGTGGAAGTTCCACCCCGTAGACAGATAAGCCTTGCCCTTAAGTGGCTGGTGCAGTCCGCAAGAGAAAGGTCAAAGCACAGAGGAAGCTACACTATGGTGGAAAGGCTAAAGGCGGAGCTTCTTGACGCTCTAAATGAAAAGGGTGGTGCCATAAAGAAGAAGGAAGATACCCACAAGATGGCGGAAGCCAACAAGGTTTTCGCACACTTTAGATGGTAA
- the fusA gene encoding elongation factor G, whose amino-acid sequence MPRLVPIERLRNIGIVAHIDAGKTTTTERILYYTGKTYKIGEVHEGAATMDWMPQERERGITITAATTACYWKDHQINIIDTPGHVDFSVEVVRSMKVLDGIIFIFSAVEGVQPQSEANWRWADRFGVPRIAFINKLDRLGADFYRVFNEIEKKLSIKPVAVQIPIGAEDQFKGVVDLMEMRAIIWLEETLGAKYEIVDVPADYMDKAQEWRAKMVEAIVEKDDELMMKYLEGEEIATEDLKRVLRKATINKELVPVLCGSAFKNKGVQPLLDAVLDYLPSPLDVPPVRGINPKTNQEEERRPLDEEPFCAYAFKVMSDPYAGQLTYFRVFSGKVAAGSYVYNATKDKKERVGRLLLMHANSREDVQEASAGEIVAAVGMDAATGDTLCDEKFPILLEKLEFPEPVISMAIEPKTKKDQEKLSQVLNKFMKEDPTFKASADPETGQTLIHGMGELHLEIIVDRMKREYGIEVNVGKPQVAYKETIKGKATAEGKFIRQTGGRGQYGHVVIEIEPLERGQGFVFENAIVGGVIPKEFIPAVEEGVKEAMQNGVMAGYPVVDLKVKLFDGSYHEVDSSEMAFKIAGSLAFKEAAKKAGLVLLEPIMEVEVETPEDYVGDVIGDLNSRRGKIMGMENKGIITAIRAYVPLAEMFGYATTLRSLTQGRGTFIMKFSHYDEVPHSIAEQIVGERSAVAK is encoded by the coding sequence ATGCCAAGGCTTGTGCCTATAGAAAGGCTCAGAAACATAGGAATAGTCGCCCACATAGACGCCGGAAAGACTACTACCACAGAGAGAATACTCTACTACACGGGTAAAACCTACAAGATAGGTGAGGTGCACGAGGGTGCTGCCACAATGGACTGGATGCCCCAGGAGAGGGAAAGAGGCATAACCATAACCGCAGCAACCACTGCCTGCTATTGGAAAGACCACCAGATAAACATCATAGACACGCCCGGTCACGTGGACTTTTCGGTGGAAGTAGTCCGCTCTATGAAGGTCTTGGACGGTATTATCTTTATCTTCTCTGCGGTAGAAGGTGTCCAGCCTCAGTCAGAAGCCAACTGGAGGTGGGCGGACAGGTTTGGAGTGCCAAGGATAGCCTTCATAAACAAATTGGACAGGCTTGGTGCGGACTTTTACAGGGTATTTAATGAAATAGAGAAAAAGCTAAGCATAAAACCTGTGGCAGTCCAGATACCCATAGGTGCGGAAGACCAGTTCAAGGGTGTGGTAGACCTTATGGAGATGAGGGCTATAATCTGGCTTGAGGAAACCCTCGGTGCCAAATATGAGATAGTGGATGTGCCTGCGGACTACATGGATAAAGCTCAAGAGTGGCGCGCTAAGATGGTGGAAGCCATCGTAGAAAAGGATGACGAGCTTATGATGAAATACCTTGAGGGAGAGGAGATAGCTACAGAGGACCTAAAGAGGGTTCTCAGAAAGGCAACCATAAACAAGGAGCTTGTTCCAGTTCTGTGTGGCTCTGCCTTCAAAAACAAGGGTGTCCAGCCCCTTTTGGATGCGGTTCTTGACTATCTTCCTTCTCCCCTTGATGTTCCGCCGGTGCGTGGAATAAATCCCAAAACAAACCAAGAAGAGGAAAGGAGACCTCTTGATGAAGAGCCCTTCTGTGCATACGCCTTTAAGGTTATGAGCGACCCATATGCGGGACAGCTTACCTACTTTAGAGTGTTCTCAGGTAAAGTTGCCGCAGGCTCTTATGTATACAACGCTACAAAGGACAAGAAGGAAAGAGTTGGAAGGCTTCTGCTTATGCATGCTAACTCAAGAGAGGATGTGCAAGAAGCCTCTGCAGGTGAGATAGTTGCGGCGGTCGGTATGGATGCGGCCACTGGAGATACTCTTTGCGATGAAAAGTTCCCCATACTCCTTGAGAAGTTGGAGTTTCCAGAACCCGTTATCTCTATGGCGATAGAGCCAAAGACGAAAAAGGACCAGGAAAAGCTCTCTCAGGTGCTTAATAAATTTATGAAGGAAGACCCCACCTTCAAAGCAAGTGCAGACCCAGAGACTGGGCAGACCCTCATCCACGGCATGGGAGAGCTGCACCTTGAGATAATAGTGGACAGAATGAAGAGGGAATACGGTATTGAAGTGAACGTGGGCAAGCCTCAGGTGGCTTACAAGGAGACCATAAAGGGCAAGGCAACCGCAGAGGGCAAGTTTATTCGTCAGACAGGTGGTAGGGGTCAATACGGACACGTGGTTATAGAGATAGAACCCCTTGAAAGGGGTCAGGGCTTTGTCTTTGAAAACGCTATAGTGGGTGGAGTAATACCAAAAGAGTTTATCCCTGCGGTTGAAGAAGGTGTAAAAGAGGCTATGCAGAATGGCGTTATGGCAGGTTATCCCGTGGTGGACTTAAAAGTAAAGCTATTTGATGGCTCTTACCACGAGGTGGACTCTTCAGAGATGGCTTTCAAGATAGCAGGTTCCCTTGCTTTCAAAGAAGCGGCAAAGAAGGCAGGTCTTGTGCTCCTTGAGCCAATAATGGAAGTAGAGGTGGAAACTCCCGAGGACTATGTGGGTGATGTGATAGGAGACCTAAACTCAAGAAGGGGCAAAATAATGGGAATGGAAAACAAGGGCATAATAACCGCCATAAGGGCCTATGTGCCTCTTGCGGAGATGTTTGGCTATGCAACCACACTTAGGAGCTTGACACAGGGAAGAGGAACCTTTATAATGAAATTTTCTCATTACGATGAGGTTCCCCACAGCATAGCAGAGCAAATAGTTGGGGAAAGAAGTGCTGTAGCAAAATAA
- the rpsJ gene encoding 30S ribosomal protein S10 codes for MEQELIRIKLRSYDHRLLDQYVKQIIDTVKRTGGVVKGPIPLPVRRRRWVVLRSPHKFDQSREHFEMREHRRILDITRATSQTIESLRDLTLPAGVDVELIIGR; via the coding sequence ATGGAGCAGGAACTAATACGGATAAAACTTAGGTCTTATGACCACAGACTTCTTGACCAGTATGTAAAGCAGATAATAGACACGGTCAAGAGAACCGGTGGCGTGGTCAAGGGTCCCATACCTCTTCCCGTTAGGAGAAGAAGGTGGGTGGTTCTTAGGTCTCCACACAAGTTTGACCAGTCAAGGGAGCACTTTGAAATGAGAGAACACAGAAGGATATTGGATATAACCAGAGCGACCTCTCAAACCATAGAGTCCCTGAGGGACCTGACCCTCCCTGCAGGGGTTGATGTGGAGCTAATAATAGGGAGATAG
- the rplC gene encoding 50S ribosomal protein L3 has product MAIGLIGKKIGMTRVFLKDGTSVPVTVIEVKPNYITAVRTPEKNGYTAIQVGAFEDKEKHLTKPELGHLKKVGKVLRVLKEFRVDSVEGYQVGQELRLEEVFQPGELVDVVGKSKGRGFAGTMKRWDFGGFPKSHGHRYHRAVGSIGNRSDPGRVWKSKRMAGHWGNEPIRVQSLLVLDVVPEHNILLVKGSVPGPNGGIVFVEKSRIVSRRSQRLKLNRIKGMVEALVKGEVS; this is encoded by the coding sequence ATGGCGATAGGGCTTATTGGTAAGAAGATAGGGATGACAAGAGTTTTCCTAAAGGATGGCACTTCTGTGCCCGTAACGGTTATAGAGGTAAAGCCTAACTATATAACTGCGGTAAGAACGCCTGAAAAGAATGGTTATACCGCCATACAGGTGGGTGCCTTTGAAGACAAGGAAAAACATCTAACAAAGCCAGAGCTTGGACATCTCAAAAAGGTGGGTAAAGTTCTAAGGGTGCTAAAGGAGTTTAGGGTAGACTCGGTGGAAGGCTATCAGGTAGGTCAGGAGTTAAGGCTTGAAGAGGTCTTTCAGCCAGGAGAGCTTGTGGATGTGGTGGGCAAGAGCAAGGGAAGAGGCTTTGCGGGCACTATGAAAAGGTGGGACTTTGGTGGTTTTCCCAAGTCTCACGGACACAGATATCACAGAGCGGTTGGTTCTATCGGAAACAGGTCAGACCCAGGTAGAGTATGGAAAAGCAAGAGGATGGCTGGGCATTGGGGTAATGAGCCTATAAGGGTTCAGTCCCTGCTTGTGCTTGATGTTGTTCCTGAGCATAATATCCTTTTGGTCAAGGGTTCTGTGCCAGGACCCAACGGTGGAATAGTTTTTGTAGAAAAGAGCAGGATAGTAAGCAGAAGGTCTCAGAGACTTAAGCTAAATAGAATAAAGGGTATGGTGGAAGCCTTGGTTAAAGGAGAGGTCTCATGA
- the rplD gene encoding 50S ribosomal protein L4, which translates to MKVLDAELKPEVFNVEVKKHVLWEVVKWQLASRRQGSHSTKTRGEVSYSGRKLLPQKGTGNARHGDRGANIFVGGGVAHGPKPRDYYYPLPKKVRRLGLKMALSLKAKENNLLLVDSLDLGEVPKTKRAVEVLKTLGIYPQKVLVVLPQKEEVIYKSFRNLPYVRVLPVEGLNVYDILWADKLLITSQALEKIYERLSS; encoded by the coding sequence ATGAAGGTGCTTGATGCTGAGCTAAAACCTGAAGTCTTTAATGTGGAAGTGAAAAAGCATGTGCTGTGGGAAGTGGTAAAGTGGCAACTTGCCAGCAGAAGACAGGGAAGCCATAGCACCAAGACAAGGGGTGAAGTATCCTATAGTGGAAGAAAGCTCCTACCTCAGAAGGGCACAGGTAATGCAAGACATGGAGACAGAGGTGCCAACATATTCGTAGGCGGTGGCGTGGCTCACGGTCCAAAGCCAAGAGATTACTACTATCCTCTCCCTAAGAAGGTAAGAAGGCTTGGGCTTAAAATGGCTTTGAGCTTGAAGGCTAAAGAGAATAACCTGCTCTTAGTTGACAGCTTAGATTTGGGAGAGGTGCCAAAGACTAAAAGGGCTGTGGAAGTGCTTAAAACCCTTGGCATATATCCTCAAAAGGTGCTCGTGGTTCTGCCTCAAAAGGAAGAGGTTATATATAAATCCTTTAGAAATCTGCCTTATGTGAGGGTTCTGCCTGTTGAAGGTTTGAATGTTTATGATATCCTTTGGGCGGATAAACTACTTATAACCTCCCAAGCCTTAGAGAAGATATATGAGAGGTTGTCATCATGA
- the rplW gene encoding 50S ribosomal protein L23 has protein sequence MKRPEEVIIRPIITEKSNRLMEDHKKYTFEVAMDATKHEIKHAVEKLFGVKVLKVNTLIVKPRKKRIIGKFRRYGYTRAYKKAIVTIPPDKEIDLTGV, from the coding sequence ATGAAAAGACCAGAAGAAGTGATAATAAGACCTATAATAACCGAAAAGAGCAACAGGCTTATGGAAGACCATAAAAAGTATACCTTTGAAGTGGCTATGGACGCCACAAAGCACGAAATAAAGCACGCAGTGGAAAAGCTCTTTGGTGTAAAGGTGCTAAAGGTAAACACCCTCATAGTAAAGCCAAGAAAGAAGAGAATAATAGGAAAGTTTAGGAGGTATGGCTATACAAGGGCATACAAAAAAGCCATAGTTACCATACCTCCCGATAAGGAAATAGACCTAACAGGAGTGTAA
- the rplB gene encoding 50S ribosomal protein L2, with amino-acid sequence MGVRKLKPVTNGQRHAVLYDFSEITKSEPEKSLLVHWHRAKGRSRQQGKITSRGRGGGNKRRYRLIDFKRDKRLVPAKVVAIEYDPNRSARIALLQYADGEKRYILWPEGLKVGDTVLSISYEDAEKGKELPEIKVGNALPLKYMPVGTVVHNVELHPGKGGQIARSAGMSAQILGKVGDYVQLRMPSGEIRLVHQRCMATVGVVGLAEHELVKYGKAGRYRWLGWRPKVRGTATNPVDHPHGGGEGKTKGKHPESPWGWKTKGYKTRRGKKYSDKFILVSRKGKPLRGGVK; translated from the coding sequence ATGGGTGTAAGGAAGTTAAAGCCTGTTACCAACGGTCAGAGACATGCGGTTCTGTATGACTTTTCTGAGATTACTAAGTCTGAGCCAGAAAAGTCCCTGCTTGTGCATTGGCATAGGGCAAAGGGAAGGTCCCGTCAGCAGGGTAAGATAACCTCAAGGGGCAGAGGCGGTGGCAACAAGAGAAGATACAGGCTCATTGACTTCAAAAGGGACAAAAGACTTGTCCCTGCAAAGGTGGTTGCCATAGAGTATGACCCTAATAGATCTGCACGCATAGCATTGCTCCAGTATGCGGATGGCGAAAAGAGGTATATTCTTTGGCCTGAGGGGCTAAAGGTAGGAGACACGGTCTTGTCCATCTCTTACGAAGATGCAGAAAAGGGCAAGGAGCTTCCCGAGATAAAGGTAGGCAATGCCTTACCTCTTAAGTATATGCCTGTGGGAACGGTGGTTCACAACGTAGAGCTTCATCCTGGTAAAGGTGGGCAGATAGCTAGGTCTGCGGGTATGTCTGCTCAGATATTGGGTAAAGTGGGAGATTATGTCCAGCTTAGAATGCCCTCTGGCGAGATAAGGCTTGTTCACCAAAGGTGCATGGCAACGGTGGGCGTTGTGGGTCTTGCGGAGCACGAGCTCGTCAAGTATGGAAAGGCAGGCAGGTACAGGTGGCTCGGCTGGAGACCAAAGGTTAGAGGAACTGCTACAAACCCTGTTGACCACCCTCACGGTGGTGGTGAAGGAAAGACAAAGGGTAAACACCCAGAGTCGCCCTGGGGCTGGAAAACGAAAGGCTACAAGACTAGAAGAGGCAAGAAGTATTCCGATAAATTTATACTGGTCTCAAGAAAGGGTAAGCCTCTCAGAGGAGGTGTTAAATAA